A stretch of the Terriglobales bacterium genome encodes the following:
- a CDS encoding potassium channel protein translates to MRGYRNLQLIFSALVVVCLIGALGFHVIEGWSWFDSFYMVLMTITTIGYSEVHPLSHAGKEFNVFVMIFGVGLVFLGIGATASALLEFELLSFFGKRRMEREISGLSRHYVICGAGRVGRSVARELQRESVPLVIIEANEEKAAKFSDQGWLTVIGDATQESVLRQVHIETARGLVAAASTDAINLYVVLTARSMNPGLRIIARASEEDAGKHLRTAGADEVISPYLSAGHRIAQSFLRPNVLDFLDIATARGGKLDLEIEEIRIEPDSPFAGNTIAGSRIRQELNVIVLAIKGPRGMRFNPAPEDRIDAGDCLIAMGEPAGLRRLEQTAAAHP, encoded by the coding sequence ATGCGTGGCTACCGCAATCTTCAGCTCATCTTTTCCGCCCTGGTCGTGGTTTGTCTGATTGGCGCTCTGGGGTTTCATGTCATTGAAGGCTGGTCGTGGTTCGACTCGTTTTACATGGTGCTGATGACCATCACCACTATCGGCTACTCCGAGGTGCACCCACTCAGCCATGCGGGAAAAGAATTCAACGTTTTTGTAATGATTTTCGGCGTGGGCCTGGTGTTCCTGGGCATCGGGGCAACAGCGTCAGCTTTGCTAGAATTCGAGCTTCTCTCGTTTTTTGGAAAGCGGCGTATGGAGCGGGAAATCAGTGGGCTGTCCAGGCATTACGTGATCTGCGGCGCCGGCCGCGTGGGCCGCAGTGTGGCGCGCGAACTGCAGCGCGAGTCGGTGCCGCTGGTGATCATCGAGGCGAATGAGGAAAAAGCGGCCAAGTTCAGCGATCAGGGATGGCTCACGGTGATTGGCGACGCCACGCAGGAATCAGTGCTGCGGCAAGTGCATATCGAAACTGCGCGTGGCCTGGTCGCAGCTGCTTCGACCGATGCCATAAACCTCTATGTAGTGTTGACCGCGCGCTCCATGAATCCGGGCCTGAGGATCATTGCCCGTGCCAGCGAAGAGGATGCGGGGAAGCATCTGCGGACGGCCGGCGCGGATGAAGTTATCTCGCCCTATCTTTCTGCCGGGCATCGCATAGCCCAATCGTTCCTGCGGCCCAACGTGCTCGACTTCCTGGACATTGCCACCGCCCGGGGCGGCAAACTTGACCTGGAAATCGAAGAGATTCGCATTGAGCCAGATTCGCCTTTCGCCGGCAACACCATTGCGGGATCGCGCATCCGGCAGGAACTCAATGTGATCGTGCTGGCCATCAAGGGGCCCAGGGGCATGCGGTTCAATCCCGCGCCCGAGGACCGGATCGATGCCGGCGACTGCCTCATCGCCATGGGCGAACCCGCTGGCCTGCGGCGTCTGGAACAGACGGCGGCTGCCCACCCATGA